The following are from one region of the Phycisphaerae bacterium genome:
- a CDS encoding VWA domain-containing protein — protein sequence MSYRRHRADKKRRRGVVAVQVLVLLVVLLGCAALSVDVGLMYNAKADLQRAADAAALAAAEALADYGDLDPIELARSRAQEIVEENPVLSKSITLESSDVVVGRAVYDANSNTYTFQPGNFLPDAVRITVRMESGSVNGALPLYFASVFGKHSTGLTASATAMMVPRDIAVVADLSGSHTDDSELPNPDNNLFEVWDALSVLAGRHGVDGVSPPPVRDPFSAPVMPGTGPVGPGGGGADPGVDDVGGQVGPTWGWLYYWGNEINDSYDPATDPGLAYLPKGSSWNGNANLKNWLAAQGYSSSEINALVSSSYDSSKDSWGQYGWTVRTAVALGLARWDSGKSGGLWNSIPADQRKYGDGNNQPESSELTWLVDYPFESGSWNDWIYNYVRSNSTAMYQADSAYRYRFGLKTFMNYLLERQPAHDQTSDLADTPTQPMQAVKDSVQHMTELLTTLGTNDQVSLEIYGTTARHEVDLTTDVEQVSNRLNEMQAGHYDSYTNMGGGIERAIEELNSARARSNARKVILLLTDGNANINQWGNYSTSGGEAYAKYAAQQAVAQGIRIYAVSVGLGADVDTMAEIAGYSGTEPFHASGSISEYSAQLDQIFQELGGARPVALIE from the coding sequence ATGTCGTATCGAAGACATCGTGCAGACAAGAAACGGCGACGCGGTGTCGTCGCCGTGCAGGTGCTGGTTCTGCTGGTCGTGCTGTTGGGTTGTGCGGCGTTGTCCGTGGACGTGGGCTTGATGTACAACGCCAAGGCGGATTTGCAGCGGGCGGCGGATGCCGCGGCGCTGGCGGCTGCCGAAGCGTTGGCCGACTACGGTGATCTTGATCCGATTGAACTGGCGCGTTCTCGCGCCCAGGAAATCGTCGAGGAGAATCCCGTACTGTCCAAATCGATCACGCTCGAGTCCTCGGATGTGGTCGTGGGACGGGCGGTCTACGACGCGAACAGCAACACCTACACGTTCCAGCCCGGGAATTTCCTCCCTGACGCCGTGCGGATTACGGTGCGCATGGAAAGCGGATCGGTGAACGGCGCGCTCCCGCTGTATTTCGCGAGCGTATTCGGGAAGCACTCGACGGGGCTGACGGCCAGTGCCACGGCCATGATGGTCCCGCGGGATATTGCCGTGGTGGCGGACCTTTCCGGGTCGCACACGGACGACAGCGAGCTGCCCAATCCCGACAACAACCTGTTCGAGGTATGGGACGCATTGTCCGTGCTGGCGGGTCGACACGGGGTGGACGGCGTGAGTCCTCCGCCGGTCCGCGATCCTTTCTCGGCGCCGGTCATGCCGGGCACCGGACCCGTGGGTCCGGGCGGTGGCGGAGCCGACCCGGGCGTTGACGATGTCGGGGGGCAGGTCGGGCCGACGTGGGGTTGGCTGTATTACTGGGGCAACGAGATCAATGACAGCTACGACCCGGCGACCGATCCGGGCCTGGCGTACCTGCCGAAAGGATCGAGCTGGAACGGCAATGCGAACCTGAAGAACTGGCTCGCGGCACAGGGCTACAGTTCGAGCGAGATCAATGCCCTGGTGAGTTCGAGCTACGACAGCTCCAAGGACTCGTGGGGTCAATACGGCTGGACGGTGCGAACGGCCGTGGCGTTGGGCCTGGCGCGGTGGGATAGCGGGAAGTCCGGCGGGCTGTGGAACTCGATTCCCGCCGACCAGCGCAAGTACGGTGACGGCAACAACCAGCCGGAATCGTCGGAGCTGACCTGGCTCGTGGACTATCCCTTCGAGTCCGGAAGTTGGAACGACTGGATCTACAACTATGTGCGGAGCAACAGCACGGCGATGTACCAGGCCGACTCCGCCTATCGATATCGCTTCGGGCTGAAGACATTCATGAACTACCTGCTGGAGCGCCAGCCGGCGCACGACCAGACGTCCGATCTGGCGGATACGCCGACCCAGCCCATGCAGGCGGTGAAGGATTCGGTCCAGCACATGACCGAGCTGCTCACCACGCTGGGGACGAACGATCAGGTGTCGCTGGAGATCTACGGCACGACGGCCCGGCACGAGGTCGATCTGACCACGGACGTCGAGCAGGTGAGCAATCGCCTGAACGAGATGCAGGCCGGTCACTATGACAGCTATACGAACATGGGCGGCGGCATCGAACGGGCCATCGAGGAGCTCAACAGCGCTCGGGCCCGATCGAATGCCCGCAAGGTCATCCTGCTGCTGACTGATGGCAATGCCAACATCAACCAGTGGGGCAATTACTCGACGTCGGGCGGTGAGGCCTATGCCAAGTACGCGGCGCAGCAGGCGGTGGCTCAGGGGATCCGCATCTACGCCGTGAGCGTCGGTCTGGGAGCCGATGTGGACACGATGGCCGAGATCGCCGGCTACAGCGGCACGGAGCCGTTCCATGCCAGCGGTTCGATCAGCGAGTACAGCGCGCAGCTCGACCAGATCTTCCAGGAACTGGGCGGGGCGAGGCCGGTAGCACTGATCGAGTAG
- a CDS encoding cytochrome c translates to MTANTSNESLAALEEGRNIYITDCARCHSVERVNRYTVAQWEKIVERMAPESKLDAAEKDALRSYLMAAHKYMSRLPSNP, encoded by the coding sequence GTGACCGCAAACACGAGCAACGAATCACTCGCGGCGCTGGAGGAGGGACGCAACATCTACATAACCGACTGCGCCCGTTGCCACAGCGTTGAGCGGGTTAATCGATATACGGTCGCGCAATGGGAGAAAATCGTCGAACGCATGGCACCAGAGTCAAAGCTCGACGCAGCCGAGAAGGATGCACTGCGCAGCTACTTGATGGCCGCGCACAAATATATGTCGCGCCTGCCCTCCAACCCATGA
- a CDS encoding NAD-dependent epimerase/dehydratase family protein has protein sequence MTTLVTGGGGFLGSAIVRRLVERGCAVAVLGRGEYPHLRSLGVKCIRGDIRGAATVHEACRGVDTVFHVAALAGVWGRRREFEQINITGTRNVLAACRASGVGKLVLTSSPSVVFGAAPLCGVDESQPYPDRYLADYPRTKAVAEREVLAANGGDLATVAIRPHLIWGPGDPHIIPRIIDRARTGRLVQVGDGTNFVDITYIDNAADAHILAADALKPGAACSGGAYFISQGEPVSLWPWIRGLLDKLGIPGSRRSLSLATAYRIGALMEFAHRGLPFLGEPRLTRFVAMQLGQSHYFDISAARRDLGYIPRVGTDEGVETLVRSLRGARGA, from the coding sequence ATGACCACTCTCGTTACCGGCGGCGGAGGGTTTCTCGGATCGGCCATTGTGCGGCGGCTGGTGGAGCGGGGTTGCGCCGTTGCCGTGCTCGGGCGGGGGGAATATCCGCATCTTCGATCGCTGGGGGTCAAGTGCATCCGCGGGGACATTCGCGGCGCGGCGACGGTACACGAGGCCTGCCGGGGTGTGGACACCGTCTTTCACGTGGCAGCGCTGGCCGGGGTCTGGGGCCGGCGGCGGGAGTTCGAGCAGATCAACATCACGGGAACGCGAAACGTCCTCGCCGCATGTCGAGCGAGCGGGGTCGGCAAGCTCGTCCTCACCAGCTCGCCGAGCGTGGTGTTCGGAGCCGCGCCCCTTTGCGGGGTGGATGAATCGCAGCCGTACCCCGACCGCTACTTGGCCGACTACCCCCGCACCAAGGCGGTGGCGGAACGCGAAGTCCTCGCGGCCAACGGGGGCGATCTTGCTACGGTTGCCATCCGACCGCACCTGATCTGGGGTCCGGGCGATCCGCACATCATCCCGCGGATCATCGACCGCGCCCGGACCGGCCGACTGGTGCAGGTCGGCGACGGCACCAACTTTGTTGATATTACCTATATTGACAACGCCGCGGACGCGCACATTCTCGCTGCGGATGCCCTTAAACCGGGCGCGGCGTGCTCAGGAGGGGCGTACTTCATCAGCCAGGGCGAACCGGTTTCGCTGTGGCCCTGGATTCGCGGCCTTTTGGACAAGCTGGGGATCCCGGGGTCGCGAAGGTCGCTTTCGCTTGCCACGGCGTATCGAATAGGAGCGCTGATGGAATTCGCACACCGAGGGCTGCCGTTTCTCGGCGAGCCGCGACTGACGCGCTTCGTAGCGATGCAGCTTGGGCAATCGCATTACTTCGATATTTCGGCGGCGCGGCGCGACCTCGGCTATATTCCCAGGGTCGGGACTGACGAAGGGGTTGAGACGCTGGTGCGAAGCCTGCGCGGCGCGAGGGGCGCATAG
- a CDS encoding PQQ-dependent sugar dehydrogenase: MRRPMIAAVAVCFSGLGSSGAIAADPIQIELETVATGLTSPVLLTHAGDDSGRLFVVDQAGQIRVIENGVLLPTPFLDLSAKLPTLGSFFDERGFLGLAFHPDYRNNGRFFVRYSTPRVGDPGEPCSDPGNFIVGCHSEVLAEYQATPPSANVADPLSEIILFTVDEPEFNHNAGAVAFGPDGYLYFSLGDGGGANDGLDQVSLPHGPIGNGQNIDTPLGSMLRIDVDAPPPPGLNYAIPPTNPFVGGPGLDEIYAYGFRNPFRFSFDDGPGGDGKLIVGDVGQDLFEEVDIVVAGGNYGWAIREGLHCFDPFQPANPPASCPAVGTVLGDPLLDPVSEYTHADGGLSVIGGFVYRGAQFPELVGKYVYGDFSGDFGPTGRLYYAELSGPDAFIRKEFFIAPNGDPFGQFLKGFGEDQSGEIYVMASDELAPSGNSGVVLRIAAAPTGACCRGLTCEVLTEADCGSAGGSYQGNDVTCLGDPDGDGADGRCGDACPNDPNKTAPGVCGCNVPDVDSDGDGVEDCNDLCPGFDDAIPGCESAIPAASEWSMLILALSLLALGKLRFGRRAFS; the protein is encoded by the coding sequence ATGCGCAGGCCAATGATCGCCGCCGTTGCGGTTTGTTTTTCGGGTCTGGGGTCGAGCGGCGCGATCGCAGCCGATCCCATCCAGATTGAACTTGAAACGGTCGCCACCGGACTGACGTCGCCGGTGTTGCTGACCCACGCGGGAGACGATTCCGGTCGGCTTTTTGTCGTCGATCAAGCGGGGCAGATTCGCGTGATCGAGAACGGCGTCCTGCTGCCGACCCCGTTTCTCGACCTGAGCGCCAAGCTCCCGACGCTTGGCAGCTTCTTTGACGAACGGGGCTTTCTGGGGCTGGCGTTTCACCCCGACTATCGCAACAACGGGCGCTTTTTTGTTCGCTACAGCACGCCGCGCGTGGGTGACCCCGGCGAACCCTGCAGCGATCCGGGCAATTTCATTGTCGGGTGCCACAGCGAGGTGCTGGCGGAATACCAGGCCACACCGCCCAGTGCCAACGTGGCCGACCCGCTTTCCGAAATCATCCTGTTCACAGTCGATGAGCCGGAATTCAATCATAACGCCGGGGCGGTCGCCTTCGGGCCGGACGGCTATCTCTATTTCTCACTGGGCGATGGTGGCGGAGCCAACGACGGCTTGGACCAGGTGTCGCTTCCGCACGGCCCGATCGGCAACGGACAGAATATCGATACACCCCTCGGGTCAATGTTGCGAATCGATGTGGACGCGCCTCCCCCGCCGGGTTTGAACTATGCGATCCCACCCACGAATCCCTTCGTCGGCGGGCCCGGATTGGATGAAATCTACGCATACGGGTTCCGCAATCCGTTCCGCTTCTCCTTTGATGATGGTCCCGGCGGAGACGGCAAGCTCATCGTCGGCGACGTGGGACAGGACCTTTTCGAGGAAGTCGACATCGTCGTGGCCGGTGGCAATTACGGCTGGGCGATTCGCGAAGGCTTGCACTGCTTCGACCCGTTCCAGCCCGCCAACCCGCCGGCGAGTTGCCCGGCTGTCGGCACGGTGCTCGGCGATCCGCTGCTTGATCCGGTGAGTGAGTACACACACGCGGACGGCGGCCTGTCCGTCATAGGAGGATTCGTATATCGCGGCGCCCAATTCCCTGAACTTGTCGGGAAGTACGTCTACGGGGACTTCAGCGGCGATTTCGGACCGACCGGGCGGCTTTACTACGCCGAGTTGTCCGGCCCTGATGCTTTCATCCGCAAGGAGTTCTTCATCGCCCCGAACGGCGATCCGTTCGGGCAGTTTCTCAAGGGCTTTGGCGAAGATCAAAGCGGTGAAATCTACGTGATGGCATCGGATGAGCTCGCGCCGAGCGGCAATTCGGGCGTCGTATTGCGGATCGCCGCGGCCCCGACCGGTGCCTGCTGTCGTGGATTGACCTGCGAGGTACTTACGGAAGCGGACTGCGGATCGGCAGGGGGGTCCTATCAGGGGAACGACGTGACCTGCCTCGGTGATCCCGACGGCGACGGCGCGGACGGGCGATGCGGTGACGCCTGCCCGAACGACCCGAACAAGACGGCACCCGGCGTTTGCGGATGCAACGTACCCGACGTCGATTCGGACGGCGACGGCGTTGAGGATTGCAACGATCTCTGTCCGGGATTCGACGATGCGATCCCGGGCTGCGAGTCGGCTATCCCCGCCGCATCGGAATGGAGCATGCTGATCCTCGCCTTGAGCCTGCTGGCGCTCGGCAAGCTCAGATTCGGGAGGCGCGCTTTCTCCTGA
- a CDS encoding Hsp20/alpha crystallin family protein — MIPWRGKRQDAEVEPFGALDVFRSEMDRMFDRFLGGNWSPGRMGGMGDWLPSVDVSETDKEITVRAEVPGLDPDDLDVSVTGNVLTFSGEKKESSEKKGENYSYTERRFGSFRRSITLPAAVDAGKVSAKHRNGVVTIVLPKLESERPKRIPVKEA; from the coding sequence ATGATTCCGTGGCGAGGCAAACGACAGGATGCGGAGGTCGAGCCATTCGGGGCGCTCGACGTGTTCCGCTCGGAAATGGACCGCATGTTCGACCGCTTCCTGGGCGGCAACTGGTCCCCGGGACGAATGGGCGGCATGGGCGACTGGCTGCCGAGCGTAGACGTCTCCGAAACCGACAAGGAAATCACGGTCCGTGCCGAGGTCCCCGGACTTGATCCGGACGACCTGGACGTCTCCGTGACCGGGAACGTGCTGACGTTTTCCGGCGAGAAAAAGGAGTCGTCGGAAAAGAAGGGCGAGAACTACAGCTACACCGAGCGGCGGTTTGGCTCCTTCCGTCGGAGCATTACCCTCCCGGCGGCCGTGGACGCCGGCAAGGTCAGTGCCAAGCACAGGAACGGGGTCGTAACCATCGTGCTGCCCAAGCTCGAGAGCGAGCGGCCCAAGCGCATTCCGGTCAAGGAAGCCTGA
- a CDS encoding beta-ketoacyl-[acyl-carrier-protein] synthase family protein — translation MNDAERIVITGIGLAAPNGDSPEAYRRNLLGGVSGVTTIETRFMGKVHAGVCDFDERKHQDRKERRRGTRAGAISIFCAHEALRHAEINLDTLDRAQVGTFIGITEHGTVETENEIDVIRQYDYDVRYWSHHHNPRTVANNPAGEVTLNLRLQGPHYTIGAACAAGNAGLIQGVQMLRLGEVDLALAGGVSEAIHSFGIFASFASENALARHEDATKASRPFDRARNGIVVSEGGCLYVLERLSDARRRGARIVAEIVGYAMNSDAVDPVVPDTERLAECMNLALARAGIAPAAVNIVSTHATATELGDIREAQAVRQVFGDCGNTWINNTKSFIGHAMGAAGALELAGNLGSFEDGLVHPTINVDDLDPACAVRNLVVGKPQSVGKVEYILNNSFGMLGTNSAVVVRRYNV, via the coding sequence ATGAACGACGCGGAACGTATCGTCATTACCGGAATAGGGTTAGCGGCGCCCAACGGCGACTCGCCGGAGGCGTACCGGCGGAATCTCCTGGGCGGTGTCTCCGGTGTGACCACGATCGAGACGCGCTTCATGGGCAAGGTGCACGCGGGGGTCTGTGATTTTGACGAGCGAAAGCACCAGGATCGAAAGGAGCGGCGTCGGGGTACGCGGGCGGGGGCCATCTCCATCTTTTGTGCCCACGAGGCTTTGCGCCACGCAGAGATCAATCTCGATACGCTTGACCGGGCTCAAGTGGGGACGTTCATCGGCATCACCGAGCACGGCACGGTGGAGACGGAAAACGAGATTGACGTGATCCGCCAGTACGACTATGACGTACGGTACTGGTCGCACCATCACAACCCTCGCACCGTGGCCAACAACCCGGCGGGGGAGGTGACGCTGAACCTCAGGCTGCAAGGTCCGCATTACACCATCGGCGCCGCGTGCGCCGCGGGAAACGCGGGTCTGATTCAGGGCGTGCAGATGCTGCGGCTTGGGGAGGTCGATCTGGCGCTGGCCGGCGGCGTGTCGGAGGCCATTCACTCCTTCGGTATCTTCGCCAGCTTCGCGAGCGAGAACGCCCTGGCGCGGCACGAAGACGCCACGAAAGCCAGCCGCCCGTTTGATCGGGCGCGGAACGGGATTGTGGTGTCGGAGGGCGGATGCCTATACGTTCTGGAGCGGCTGAGCGATGCCCGGCGGCGGGGGGCCCGGATCGTCGCGGAAATCGTCGGGTATGCGATGAACTCCGACGCGGTCGATCCGGTAGTGCCCGATACCGAGCGCCTGGCGGAATGCATGAATTTGGCGCTGGCCCGGGCGGGAATCGCGCCGGCGGCGGTGAATATCGTCAGCACCCATGCCACGGCGACGGAACTGGGCGACATCCGCGAGGCGCAGGCCGTGCGGCAGGTTTTCGGCGACTGCGGCAATACGTGGATCAATAATACGAAGAGTTTCATCGGGCACGCGATGGGCGCGGCCGGAGCACTGGAACTGGCGGGGAATCTGGGTTCGTTCGAGGACGGGCTGGTTCACCCCACGATCAACGTGGATGATCTGGACCCGGCATGTGCGGTTCGAAATCTGGTGGTGGGTAAGCCACAGTCAGTCGGCAAGGTGGAGTACATTCTGAACAACTCGTTCGGTATGCTGGGGACGAACTCGGCCGTCGTGGTTCGACGATACAACGTTTAG
- the sat gene encoding sulfate adenylyltransferase, with product MSGVELVQPHGGKLIHRTGAQPDAKAPAVTITLTERQQCDLEMIAIGAMSPLDGFMGEADYHSVCDNMKLGSGTLWPMPITCAVSDDVEKKVSVGDRIALADDAGRLLGYLTVKEKYRQDKRKQALKAFGTEDIAHPGVKVVMDEGDTCLAGPIDVITPRHEPMFPEHRLTPERTRAEFQRRGWHTVVAFQTRNPIHRAHEYITKCAQEIVDGLLIHPLMGATKEGDIPAEVRMKCYIVLIENYYHPDHTMLSIMPAAMRYAGPREAILHAILRQNYGCSHFIVGRDHAGVGNYYGTYDAQKIFDEIPEGSLGIAPLKFEHSAWSKKAGAMVSGKTFPKIEGDQVFLSGTKVREMLQRGERPPVEFTRPEVADILIDSMKS from the coding sequence ATGTCAGGGGTCGAACTCGTTCAGCCTCACGGGGGCAAGCTGATCCACAGAACAGGCGCCCAGCCCGATGCCAAGGCGCCGGCCGTCACCATCACGCTCACCGAGCGGCAGCAGTGCGACCTGGAGATGATCGCCATCGGCGCGATGAGCCCGCTCGACGGCTTCATGGGCGAGGCCGACTACCACAGCGTGTGCGACAACATGAAGCTCGGCAGCGGCACGCTCTGGCCCATGCCCATCACGTGCGCCGTGTCGGACGATGTCGAGAAAAAAGTGAGCGTGGGCGATCGCATTGCTTTGGCCGATGACGCCGGACGTTTGCTCGGCTATCTCACGGTGAAAGAGAAGTACCGGCAAGATAAACGCAAGCAGGCGCTCAAGGCGTTCGGCACCGAGGACATCGCTCACCCCGGCGTGAAGGTGGTGATGGATGAAGGCGACACGTGCCTGGCCGGGCCGATTGATGTCATCACGCCCCGGCATGAGCCCATGTTTCCGGAGCATCGCCTGACCCCCGAGCGGACGCGGGCGGAGTTCCAGCGCCGCGGTTGGCACACGGTGGTGGCGTTCCAGACGCGCAACCCCATTCACCGCGCCCACGAGTACATCACCAAGTGCGCCCAGGAAATCGTGGACGGCCTGCTCATCCACCCACTCATGGGCGCCACCAAGGAGGGTGACATCCCGGCCGAGGTGCGCATGAAGTGCTACATCGTCCTGATCGAAAACTACTATCACCCGGATCACACCATGCTTTCGATCATGCCCGCGGCGATGCGCTACGCAGGCCCGCGTGAGGCGATTCTGCATGCGATCCTGCGGCAGAACTACGGGTGCAGCCACTTCATCGTGGGTCGGGATCATGCCGGCGTGGGCAATTACTACGGCACCTACGATGCGCAGAAAATCTTCGACGAGATTCCCGAAGGGTCGCTGGGCATCGCGCCGCTGAAGTTCGAGCACTCGGCGTGGTCGAAGAAGGCGGGCGCGATGGTCTCGGGCAAGACATTCCCCAAGATCGAGGGCGACCAGGTTTTCCTGTCGGGAACCAAGGTTCGCGAGATGCTCCAGCGCGGCGAGCGCCCGCCGGTGGAGTTCACCCGGCCTGAGGTCGCGGATATTCTGATCGACTCGATGAAGAGCTGA
- a CDS encoding DHH family phosphoesterase: MNRAIEVPAEVIAAVGALRAPVVISHVVPDADALGSMFAVAAAYVDASHAPCASLPEGSLSQRLSFLMDLTQAKPATDEDFAAADGFIVLDTAKKERCNVGADRKQTDWIGGRPIVNIDHHITNTQYGAINWVIEAGSTCEMVYHLLSAAGRPISANIASLLYAGIQTDSIGFSLPNTAPSSLRAAADLVELGADVGLLGERLWRSQRQGEFDLLRVIYANTRTAAGGRIAYSSASYEEIHDAGCTAADIDDQINVPRSLDGVQLAMLFTEGRRGRTRINFRGSGDVTVVELAAQFGGGGHAQAAGAIVDASLDETIARVLPVAEQHLTGFAVA; encoded by the coding sequence GTGAATCGAGCGATCGAAGTTCCCGCCGAAGTTATCGCCGCCGTCGGCGCGCTTCGTGCGCCCGTGGTCATTTCGCACGTTGTTCCCGATGCCGACGCGCTGGGCTCGATGTTCGCCGTGGCGGCGGCCTATGTTGATGCTTCCCATGCGCCCTGCGCGTCGCTGCCGGAGGGCTCGCTCTCCCAGCGCCTGTCATTCTTGATGGACCTCACGCAGGCGAAGCCCGCCACCGACGAGGACTTCGCCGCCGCGGACGGGTTTATCGTCCTCGACACGGCAAAGAAGGAACGCTGCAACGTCGGCGCGGATCGCAAGCAGACGGACTGGATCGGCGGACGACCCATCGTCAATATCGATCACCACATTACCAACACGCAATACGGGGCCATCAACTGGGTGATCGAGGCGGGCAGCACCTGCGAGATGGTCTATCACCTGCTCTCCGCCGCAGGGCGACCCATCAGTGCCAATATCGCGTCACTTCTCTACGCGGGCATCCAGACCGACTCGATCGGCTTCTCCCTGCCGAATACGGCGCCCTCCTCGCTCCGCGCCGCGGCCGACCTCGTCGAGCTCGGCGCCGACGTGGGGTTGCTCGGGGAACGACTGTGGCGCAGCCAGCGGCAGGGCGAGTTCGATCTGCTCCGCGTGATTTATGCCAACACGCGTACGGCCGCGGGTGGGCGCATCGCCTACAGCTCGGCGAGCTACGAGGAAATCCACGACGCGGGATGCACGGCGGCGGACATCGACGACCAGATCAACGTTCCGCGCTCGCTCGATGGCGTGCAGTTGGCCATGCTCTTCACGGAGGGTCGTCGTGGGCGCACGCGCATCAACTTTCGCGGCAGCGGCGATGTGACCGTGGTGGAGCTGGCCGCGCAGTTCGGCGGCGGCGGTCATGCGCAGGCCGCAGGGGCGATCGTCGATGCGTCGCTTGATGAAACAATCGCCCGCGTACTCCCGGTCGCGGAGCAACATCTCACAGGCTTCGCGGTGGCGTGA
- a CDS encoding Hsp20/alpha crystallin family protein, with the protein MFSRVRFEPLVGLRNEMDRLFDEFSRGTAPNRFAGRWAATGFPAINVWEDERNLHAEAELPGLTMNDLEVFVQGDELTIKGRRDDASPEGTTWHRRERGVGEFSRVLRLPVAVNAEKVEASLRDGVLAITLPKADSVLPRKIEVKG; encoded by the coding sequence ATGTTTTCGAGAGTTCGATTCGAGCCGCTGGTGGGATTGCGTAACGAGATGGATCGTCTGTTCGATGAATTCAGCCGGGGCACGGCTCCGAACCGCTTCGCCGGGCGCTGGGCGGCAACGGGTTTCCCGGCGATCAATGTCTGGGAGGATGAGCGCAACCTCCACGCGGAGGCCGAGCTGCCCGGACTGACCATGAACGACCTCGAAGTGTTCGTGCAGGGCGACGAGTTGACCATCAAGGGGCGGCGCGACGACGCATCGCCCGAGGGCACGACCTGGCATCGCCGGGAGCGCGGCGTGGGTGAATTCAGCCGCGTATTGCGCCTGCCCGTGGCCGTGAATGCGGAAAAGGTCGAGGCGTCGCTTCGTGACGGCGTGCTGGCGATTACGCTGCCCAAGGCCGACTCCGTCCTGCCGCGCAAGATCGAGGTGAAAGGTTAA
- a CDS encoding Hsp20/alpha crystallin family protein, with amino-acid sequence MATDTIEKPQQVEVAQTERTRSGPTYLPNVDIVENKEELLVRADMPGVTRDSVDINFENGVLTIVGKVLPRQTPGANLLHREYGVGDFYRTFRVSEAIDASKISAEYAQGVLTLHLPKVEAARARKIEIKTQ; translated from the coding sequence ATGGCAACGGATACGATTGAAAAGCCCCAGCAGGTGGAGGTCGCGCAGACGGAGCGCACGCGCAGCGGGCCGACCTACCTGCCCAACGTGGACATCGTGGAGAATAAGGAGGAGTTACTGGTCCGTGCGGACATGCCCGGCGTGACCCGCGACTCTGTGGACATCAACTTCGAGAATGGCGTGCTCACCATCGTGGGAAAGGTACTTCCGCGGCAGACGCCGGGCGCGAACCTGCTCCATCGGGAATACGGTGTGGGCGACTTCTACCGCACGTTCCGGGTGAGCGAGGCCATCGATGCGAGCAAGATCAGCGCGGAGTATGCCCAGGGCGTGCTGACGCTTCATCTTCCCAAGGTCGAGGCGGCCCGGGCGCGGAAGATCGAGATCAAGACGCAATAG
- a CDS encoding PH domain-containing protein: MSDSTSPNRDHPSPPADSPRPVPETAPEERPGLRPPDSTSKAEPEAEKPLWTGRTHWKHFAGRIFLWLVAIIAVAVLVGWIASSSESLNWRGAFWIDLGVAGLSGLWVLGGVAWKIWSCRYRLTSQRLFIERGILSQTIDQTELVRVDDVRIRKSLMDRVFGLGSVVVNSTDATDRQLIIVGIPDPDRVAELIRSNMRTMRRSSLYVESL, translated from the coding sequence GTGAGTGATTCCACATCCCCCAACCGCGACCATCCGTCGCCGCCCGCCGATTCCCCCCGGCCGGTGCCGGAGACCGCCCCGGAAGAGCGTCCCGGCTTGCGACCCCCGGATTCCACTTCAAAAGCGGAACCCGAGGCGGAAAAGCCGCTCTGGACCGGGCGCACCCACTGGAAGCACTTCGCCGGGCGCATCTTCCTCTGGCTGGTGGCGATCATCGCCGTGGCAGTGCTCGTCGGCTGGATCGCTAGTTCGTCGGAGTCGCTGAACTGGCGGGGGGCGTTCTGGATCGATCTCGGCGTGGCCGGCCTGAGCGGGCTCTGGGTACTCGGCGGGGTGGCCTGGAAAATCTGGTCCTGCCGGTACCGCCTCACCTCCCAGCGCCTGTTCATCGAGCGCGGCATCCTCAGCCAGACCATCGATCAGACCGAGCTCGTCCGCGTCGACGACGTCCGCATCCGAAAGTCGCTCATGGACCGCGTGTTCGGCCTGGGCTCGGTGGTGGTCAACTCGACCGACGCCACCGATCGGCAGTTGATCATCGTCGGTATTCCCGATCCCGACCGCGTCGCGGAGCTCATCCGCTCCAACATGCGGACCATGCGGCGCTCGTCGCTCTATGTCGAGAGCCTGTAG
- a CDS encoding DMT family protein, whose protein sequence is MDRLLPVVMLIGSNLFMTYAWYGHLKDMRAKPLLVAILVSWSVALLEYCLQVPANRIGFRVYSLGQLKVMQEIITMAVFAGFAALYMREKITINYLWAGLCLTAAAFFMFRDVKVGG, encoded by the coding sequence ATGGATCGGCTGTTGCCCGTGGTAATGCTCATCGGGTCGAACCTCTTCATGACCTATGCGTGGTACGGGCACTTGAAGGACATGCGAGCAAAGCCGCTGCTTGTGGCCATACTCGTGAGCTGGAGCGTGGCCCTGCTGGAGTACTGCCTGCAAGTTCCGGCCAACCGCATCGGCTTCCGCGTGTACTCGCTGGGGCAGCTCAAGGTGATGCAGGAGATCATCACCATGGCCGTGTTCGCGGGGTTCGCCGCGCTCTACATGCGCGAGAAGATCACGATCAATTATCTGTGGGCGGGCCTGTGCCTGACGGCCGCGGCGTTCTTCATGTTCCGAGACGTGAAGGTGGGAGGGTAA